From a single Lentisphaera profundi genomic region:
- a CDS encoding ABC transporter permease subunit → MKTKLSSFLTDYGMLLVLALLFVIFSLSTFKEQTAEGYGAGTQLAEKTLAAGAKEVVLIVGTSPDDGQVKQGFEEALRDKGVEIHIIATSEPTKAKAGLKDLAATVSQDCLIACSKKTGNWTFFNNVDKFKKSQILTPKNENVSSFLKASNLKTLPDKTAKTAIIAIGMTMIIITAGIDLSVGSLVALATVVATLTLQNGFNNSSSPFMIAVAFVAGISAAGFCGFLSGAMTTAFKIPSFIVTLAMMLIARGLALNLTGNRTIKVGLPDISWLGQNPNPIILMVALYAIAYFVMHKTVLGRQIYAIGGNEEAARLSGVPVKRVLMIVYTISGVMAGIAGVVMASELNSGSGEFGQTWELNVIAAVVVGGTSLMGGQGKIIGTLIGCAIIEVINNGMNLMAISSNTQQIVLGCVILAAIIIDKIKKK, encoded by the coding sequence ATGAAAACTAAACTATCATCTTTTTTAACGGACTATGGCATGCTGCTTGTTTTGGCGCTACTTTTTGTCATTTTTTCCTTAAGTACTTTTAAAGAGCAAACGGCAGAAGGTTATGGTGCGGGCACTCAGTTAGCAGAAAAAACTCTTGCTGCTGGAGCCAAAGAAGTCGTCTTGATTGTGGGGACTTCACCTGATGACGGCCAAGTCAAACAAGGCTTTGAAGAAGCCTTGCGAGATAAAGGTGTAGAGATCCATATCATCGCTACATCAGAGCCAACCAAAGCCAAGGCTGGACTTAAGGACTTAGCAGCTACAGTTTCCCAAGACTGTTTAATTGCCTGTAGTAAAAAAACGGGTAATTGGACTTTCTTCAATAACGTCGATAAGTTTAAAAAGAGTCAAATCCTCACGCCCAAAAATGAAAATGTCTCAAGTTTCCTCAAAGCTAGCAATCTAAAAACGCTTCCTGATAAAACCGCCAAGACCGCGATTATTGCCATTGGTATGACCATGATTATCATCACCGCGGGTATCGACCTCTCGGTTGGTAGCCTCGTAGCACTGGCCACGGTAGTCGCGACTCTGACATTGCAAAATGGCTTTAATAACTCCAGTAGTCCCTTCATGATTGCCGTCGCCTTCGTGGCGGGGATTTCAGCTGCTGGCTTTTGTGGATTTCTCTCGGGAGCGATGACCACAGCTTTCAAAATCCCTTCCTTTATTGTGACCTTAGCGATGATGCTCATTGCCCGCGGTCTCGCGCTCAATCTTACGGGTAACCGTACTATAAAAGTAGGCTTGCCCGATATCTCTTGGTTGGGTCAGAATCCCAACCCCATTATCCTCATGGTGGCGCTCTATGCCATTGCATATTTTGTCATGCATAAAACCGTTTTGGGACGTCAAATCTACGCTATTGGTGGCAATGAAGAAGCCGCTCGTTTATCTGGTGTTCCGGTGAAGCGCGTGCTGATGATTGTTTATACAATCTCTGGAGTGATGGCGGGTATTGCGGGGGTGGTTATGGCCTCGGAGCTCAATTCCGGTAGCGGTGAGTTCGGTCAAACTTGGGAGCTCAATGTTATTGCTGCAGTGGTCGTTGGTGGAACCAGTCTCATGGGTGGGCAAGGGAAAATCATCGGCACGCTGATTGGCTGTGCGATCATTGAAGTCATCAACAATGGCATGAATCTCATGGCGATTAGTTCGAATACTCAGCAAATTGTTCTGGGCTGCGTTATTCTGGCCGCGATTATTATCGATAAAATCAAAAAGAAATAG